A window from Hymenobacter volaticus encodes these proteins:
- a CDS encoding SWIM zinc finger family protein, which translates to MSDFAYAYARPSALEARPEGNALLLSAFAEEQTTTGTSCFFWGRLRDSWLAARSLSTLAKVVASRFVPQSAALRDPIVTAGAGQLRFESFSSCNGVYARLDLNSEALDGEFLSSGTTNVDFNEPMVNALARIARTEPVLLSVGEKEVTLERAAGKVVERKVALPERWIKGLTSVQAYLALMEEKQRLTRVQAMQLMQSLPAGAAKTDYFLVLRGPRPSFSPVPSAGAVRIGGGHRLRLLEGLLPLCEAVRVFATPDEQSSAFVLELGGGQRFLLALSADVWRGFSGEGNQLDTLMEELPAEWVVGANRLFRGNEVFNPSVFALENDLAPHTVDRLCASLSAMGLLGFDLADNQHFYRRLPFKMGRIVSLNPRLKNARALLEAADDVQLIGVGAGGRTEVRVRGTGVWHTVVVGGSEDARCTCSWFSGQQGQRGPCKHILAARMRFAR; encoded by the coding sequence ATGTCTGATTTCGCCTACGCGTATGCGCGGCCTTCCGCGCTAGAAGCTCGCCCCGAGGGCAACGCCCTGCTTCTTTCGGCTTTCGCTGAAGAGCAAACCACCACCGGCACCTCCTGCTTTTTTTGGGGTCGTCTGCGCGACTCCTGGTTGGCCGCCCGGAGCTTGAGCACCCTGGCCAAAGTGGTAGCCTCCCGGTTCGTGCCGCAAAGCGCCGCCCTCCGCGACCCTATTGTGACAGCCGGCGCGGGGCAGCTACGCTTCGAGTCGTTTTCGTCGTGCAACGGGGTCTATGCCCGCCTCGACCTGAACTCGGAGGCGCTGGATGGCGAGTTTTTGAGCAGTGGCACCACCAACGTTGATTTCAACGAACCGATGGTAAATGCCCTGGCTCGCATTGCGCGCACCGAGCCCGTGCTTTTATCGGTAGGCGAGAAAGAAGTGACGTTAGAACGGGCTGCTGGCAAGGTGGTGGAACGCAAAGTGGCGTTGCCAGAACGCTGGATTAAGGGATTAACCAGTGTGCAGGCATACTTGGCTCTCATGGAAGAAAAGCAGCGCCTCACCCGCGTGCAAGCCATGCAACTGATGCAAAGCCTGCCCGCTGGCGCCGCCAAAACCGATTACTTTCTGGTGTTGCGCGGTCCGCGCCCAAGCTTCTCGCCCGTGCCGAGTGCGGGTGCCGTGCGCATAGGCGGCGGGCATCGGTTGCGGCTGCTCGAGGGGTTGCTGCCGCTTTGTGAGGCGGTACGAGTGTTTGCCACTCCCGACGAGCAGTCTTCGGCTTTTGTGCTGGAGCTTGGCGGCGGGCAACGATTTCTGCTGGCGTTGTCGGCAGATGTGTGGCGCGGTTTTTCCGGCGAAGGCAACCAGCTCGATACCTTGATGGAGGAGCTGCCTGCCGAGTGGGTGGTGGGTGCCAACCGGCTGTTCCGGGGCAATGAAGTGTTTAATCCGAGCGTGTTTGCTCTCGAAAACGACTTGGCCCCTCACACCGTGGACCGGCTCTGCGCCAGCCTCTCGGCGATGGGCCTGCTTGGCTTCGACCTCGCCGACAATCAGCACTTCTACCGCCGTTTACCCTTCAAAATGGGCCGCATTGTGAGCCTGAATCCGCGCCTAAAAAATGCGCGGGCCCTGCTCGAAGCTGCCGATGATGTCCAGTTAATAGGTGTAGGCGCCGGTGGCCGTACGGAAGTGCGGGTGCGCGGCACGGGCGTGTGGCACACGGTGGTAGTAGGCGGCAGCGAGGATGCGCGCTGCACCTGCTCTTGGTTTAGCGGTCAGCAAGGCCAGCGTGGCCCTTGTAAGCATATTCTGGCGGCGCGAATGCGCTTTGCACGCTAA